A stretch of Ipomoea triloba cultivar NCNSP0323 chromosome 13, ASM357664v1 DNA encodes these proteins:
- the LOC116001175 gene encoding uncharacterized protein LOC116001175, protein MEEEGSSKDSIFEEREELMVSPTGGSPIFRPARFLKPTAFAIDGQRPKLPSLPFSSEAEWPLELSFCGWRGPPNLWRKWVTSMRAKHLSVWRSAGIDEAIMGSVYKIHRNEKLVLGLAERWCSQTNTFVFAWGEATITLEDIMVLGGFSILGGPVTLFTLQEPDLKETQNSLERSRHDLERLKLDNHAKWLKLFMDSGSDIEHEAFLSLWLSRFVFPGNNLDKIDKDVFPVAVRLARGIRIALAPPVLCSIYRDMSLLRETMEMISSSGENCECDVFALTLGAPLQFVQIWGWERIIPLRPPPNCIEPGEVRLARWHNLKDFSKSMNVRTSIDSAAETFLWRPYVLAVDNWKIPKFYKAKEQVGEDLSEELKSFMYCLRVSQLVGVDCNEPYRPNRVAMQFGFDQDIPEWIPRSNKSGEVAWCEYSRPIGMVNLPPRLLESDVTARYLEWWRKSVLLLPFDANQGMLQGRRSPREAKRCLKNSKQKNSNVINEKLENGLDVPPGFPPKTNVLEGNEHNANDKISSCFDGHVGFHLEHYPVKVEYDDHAFPNDNDNSSEVLQDSKIQKRNKENLLSSEGPPGFPPRPRLVAVDKHHESAEAEMEDLRLTKEKQRDCLYGSKIPGPDEIEARISRLEKSIAWLKNKHS, encoded by the coding sequence ATGGAGGAGGAAGGGTCATCCAAAGACTCCATCTTTGAGGAGAGAGAGGAGTTAATGGTATCACCCACAGGCGGTTCGCCAATCTTCAGACCTGCCCGGTTTCTAAAACCCACAGCTTTCGCCATTGACGGCCAGAGGCCAAAGCTCCCTTCCTTGCCATTCTCCTCCGAAGCAGAGTGGCCTCTTGAGCTGTCATTCTGTGGATGGAGGGGCCCGCCAAATTTGTGGAGGAAATGGGTCACTTCCATGCGTGCCAAACACCTCTCTGTGTGGAGATCAGCTGGGATCGATGAAGCCATCATGGGTTCTGTGTATAAAATCCACAGAAATGAAAAACTGGTTTTGGGGCTAGCGGAGAGATGGTGTTCCCAGACGAACACCTTCGTGTTCGCCTGGGGAGAAGCCACTATCACTCTAGAAGACATAATGGTTCTGGGAGGCTTCTCTATTTTGGGCGGCCCTGTAACATTATTCACTCTCCAAGAACCTGACTTGAAAGAAACCCAAAACAGCCTTGAAAGATCACGGCACGATTTGGAAAGATTGAAGCTAGATAATCATGCTAAATGGCTGAAACTTTTCATGGACAGCGGGAGTGATATCGAGCACGAGGCGTTCCTATCACTCTGGCTGTCCAGGTTTGTTTTTCCGGGGAATAATCTTGACAAGATTGACAAAGATGTTTTCCCTGTCGCGGTTCGCCTAGCTCGAGGGATCAGGATTGCACTTGCTCCACCTGTTCTGTGTAGCATATATAGGGATATGAGTTTATTGAGAGAAACTATGGAAATGATTTCTTCATCTGGGGAAAATTGTGAGTGTGATGTTTTTGCACTCACACTTGGGGCACCCTTGCAGTTTGTGCAAATTTGGGGTTGGGAGAGGATAATTCCATTGAGGCCTCCTCCAAATTGCATAGAACCAGGAGAGGTGAGATTAGCTAGATGGCATAATCTAAAAGATTTTAGTAAGAGTATGAATGTGAGGACAAGTATTGACTCTGCTGCAGAGACATTTCTATGGAGGCCATATGTATTGGCAGTAGATAATTGGAAAATCCCCAAGTTCTACAAGGCAAAAGAACAGGTTGGGGAGGATTTGAGTGAAGAACTCAAGTCTTTTATGTACTGCTTAAGGGTGTCTCAACTTGTTGGGGTAGATTGCAATGAACCATATCGCCCTAACCGGGTAGCTATGCAGTTTGGGTTTGATCAAGACATTCCCGAATGGATCCCTCGTTCGAATAAATCCGGTGAAGTTGCTTGGTGTGAATATAGCAGGCCAATTGGGATGGTGAATCTCCCACCTAGATTGCTGGAATCTGATGTAACAGCAAGGTATTTGGAATGGTGGAGGAAATCTGTGTTGTTGCTTCCATTTGATGCTAATCAGGGCATGTTGCAAGGTAGAAGAAGTCCAAGGGAAGCAAAGAGATGTCTGAAAAACTCCAAACAAAAGAACAGTAATGTTATTAATGAGAAACTAGAAAATGGGCTTGATGTTCCACCAGGTTTTCCTCCCAAAACCAATGTTTTAGAAGGGAATGAGCACAATGCCAATGACAAAATTTCATCTTGTTTTGATGGGCATGTTGGATTTCATCTCGAGCATTATCCCGTAAAAGTGGAGTATGATGATCATGCATTTCCAAATGACAATGATAACTCTTCTGAGGTATTGCAGGATAGTAAAATACAGAAAAGAAATAAGGAGAACTTGCTATCTTCTGAAGGTCCTCCTGGGTTTCCTCCAAGGCCCAGATTAGTAGCTGTTGATAAACACCATGAATCTGCAGAGGCAGAAATGGAAGACTTGAGATTGACAAAAGAAAAGCAAAGGGATTGCCTATATGGAAGTAAGATTCCAGGACCAGATGAAATTGAAGCTAGAATTTCCAGGCTTGAGAAGTCAATAGCTTGGCTAAAAAACAAACATAGCTAA